In one Achromobacter spanius genomic region, the following are encoded:
- the bamC gene encoding outer membrane protein assembly factor BamC, translating to MNKRHAGLSALMSLVLLAGCSEVNQFLGNEESVDYKSAVTQRGEPLSIPPDLTQANSDPRYRAPASGSTTYSQFQQQGQAQATAPKTSNVLPGRQDMRVERDGDLRWLVVERPPEEIFPRLVDFWTENGFTVASNNPAAGLIETDWAENRAKIPESWLRQALGAVLESAWDSGEREKFRTRVERVDGHTEVYVSHRQMLEKRVGADGGQVQWQNGQEDPGLNAAMLARMMVYLGSDVDNARKLVQQAEASPQKPAVQEDVRTQGTSLLVAESFDRAWRRVGVALDGGGFAVDDRDRSTGDYFVRYVDTDTGEQNEQPGFFSRLFSGDKKAEAPQYRIHLAGAGEQTTVTVLDANGTRDNSATAQRLLSVLKDKM from the coding sequence ATGAACAAACGTCATGCCGGTTTGTCGGCATTGATGTCTCTGGTGTTGTTGGCCGGCTGCAGCGAGGTCAATCAATTCCTGGGCAATGAAGAATCTGTCGACTACAAGAGCGCCGTCACCCAGCGTGGAGAGCCTCTGAGCATCCCGCCGGATCTGACCCAGGCCAATAGCGACCCGCGTTATCGCGCGCCCGCATCGGGCTCGACGACGTACTCGCAGTTCCAACAGCAGGGCCAGGCGCAAGCCACCGCCCCGAAAACCAGCAACGTGCTGCCGGGCCGGCAAGACATGCGGGTCGAGCGCGACGGCGATCTGCGCTGGCTGGTGGTTGAACGGCCGCCGGAAGAGATCTTTCCGCGCTTGGTCGACTTCTGGACCGAAAACGGCTTTACCGTTGCCAGCAACAACCCGGCCGCCGGCCTGATTGAAACCGACTGGGCGGAAAACCGCGCCAAGATTCCGGAAAGCTGGCTGCGCCAAGCCTTGGGCGCCGTGCTGGAATCCGCTTGGGACAGCGGCGAGCGCGAGAAATTCCGCACTCGCGTCGAGCGCGTCGATGGTCACACCGAGGTGTACGTCAGCCATCGCCAGATGCTTGAAAAGCGCGTTGGCGCCGATGGCGGCCAAGTGCAATGGCAGAACGGTCAGGAAGACCCGGGCCTGAACGCCGCCATGCTTGCTCGCATGATGGTCTACCTGGGTTCGGACGTAGACAACGCCCGCAAGCTGGTGCAGCAGGCGGAAGCCTCGCCGCAGAAGCCCGCCGTGCAGGAAGACGTTCGTACGCAAGGCACCTCTTTGCTGGTCGCCGAATCGTTTGACCGCGCCTGGCGCCGTGTTGGCGTGGCCCTGGACGGTGGCGGTTTTGCGGTGGATGACCGCGATCGCTCGACCGGTGATTACTTCGTGCGTTACGTCGACACCGACACGGGCGAGCAGAACGAGCAGCCCGGCTTCTTCAGCCGCCTGTTCTCGGGCGACAAGAAGGCCGAAGCACCGCAGTACCGCATCCACCTGGCTGGCGCCGGTGAACAGACCACGGTGACGGTGCTGGACGCCAACGGCACGCGCGACAACAGCGCCACGGCCCAGCGCTTGCTGAGCGTTCTGAAGGACAAGATGTAA
- a CDS encoding DUF4884 domain-containing protein: MPSTDNQGIQVAELFTHKGVTVFRFYDAGRWVYFTSKASDVTATHTEHCGKGCVRSVNVETRGGEWLVQEDHDEH, from the coding sequence GTGCCCAGCACGGACAACCAGGGTATCCAGGTTGCCGAATTGTTCACGCATAAGGGCGTGACCGTCTTCCGCTTCTATGACGCCGGCCGCTGGGTCTACTTCACCAGCAAGGCTAGCGACGTGACCGCCACGCATACGGAGCATTGCGGCAAGGGATGCGTGCGAAGTGTGAACGTCGAAACTAGAGGGGGCGAATGGCTCGTGCAGGAGGATCACGATGAACACTGA
- the ypfJ gene encoding KPN_02809 family neutral zinc metallopeptidase, translating into MRLDDSRESNNVEDRRSRGPRIGGRGTIGIGTIVLALVAMYFGVDPSVVLQMAEGPPATQQAPATQPPANDPQARFVAKVLGETEDTWGAIFQKDLNRQYVAPKLVLFRGATPTACGTGQSAMGPFYCPGDSKVYIDLAFFDELQNQFKAPGDFAQAYVIAHEVGHHVQHLLGISDQVDQLRRRNPAQANALSVRMELQADCFAGLWAQRANAARNILEGGDVEEALAAATAIGDDRLQKQAQGYAVPDSFTHGSSAQRVRWFKRGLESGNIKQCDTFGASTL; encoded by the coding sequence ATGCGCCTCGATGACTCGCGCGAAAGCAACAACGTTGAAGACCGACGGTCTCGCGGTCCCCGTATCGGCGGACGAGGAACCATCGGCATCGGTACGATAGTACTTGCCTTGGTGGCCATGTACTTCGGCGTTGACCCCAGCGTGGTCCTGCAGATGGCAGAAGGCCCGCCCGCAACGCAGCAAGCCCCCGCGACCCAGCCGCCCGCCAACGACCCGCAAGCGCGCTTCGTGGCCAAGGTGCTGGGTGAAACCGAAGACACCTGGGGCGCCATTTTTCAGAAAGATCTGAACCGCCAATACGTCGCGCCCAAGCTGGTGCTGTTCCGTGGCGCCACACCCACGGCCTGCGGCACGGGCCAGTCCGCGATGGGGCCGTTCTACTGCCCGGGCGACAGCAAGGTGTATATCGATCTGGCGTTCTTCGATGAATTGCAGAACCAGTTCAAGGCGCCGGGCGATTTCGCGCAAGCCTATGTGATCGCACACGAAGTCGGACACCACGTGCAGCATCTGCTGGGCATTTCGGATCAGGTCGATCAACTGCGCCGCCGCAACCCGGCCCAAGCCAATGCGCTGTCGGTACGAATGGAGTTGCAGGCCGACTGCTTTGCCGGCTTGTGGGCGCAGCGCGCCAATGCGGCTCGCAACATCCTGGAAGGCGGCGACGTCGAAGAAGCGCTGGCCGCCGCCACCGCCATCGGCGACGACCGCCTGCAAAAGCAGGCGCAAGGGTATGCCGTGCCAGACTCATTCACCCATGGCTCATCAGCCCAGCGTGTGCGCTGGTTCAAGCGCGGCCTGGAAAGCGGCAACATCAAGCAGTGCGATACGTTCGGGGCCAGCACGCTATAG
- a CDS encoding L-threonylcarbamoyladenylate synthase, producing MALHLSIHPANPQPRLLKQAAQWLNDGGLVAVPTDSSYAVVARLDDKNAADGLRRLRGLDERHHLTLLCRDLAEIGHFARVDNKQYRLLKAATPGPWTFILEATKEVPRRVSHPSRKTIGIRVPDHLVMLGLLEQVGAPLLSTTLIPKDESEALNDVEAIRERYDHDLAAIIDAGACPQSPTTVIDLTSDDPVVVRVGRGDPATLGLA from the coding sequence ATGGCTCTGCATTTATCTATTCATCCTGCGAATCCTCAACCTCGCCTGCTCAAGCAGGCAGCCCAATGGCTGAACGATGGGGGCCTCGTGGCCGTACCCACCGATTCCAGCTACGCCGTTGTCGCGCGGCTGGACGACAAAAACGCCGCCGACGGCCTGCGCCGGCTACGCGGTCTGGACGAAAGACATCACCTGACGTTGCTGTGCCGTGACCTGGCTGAAATCGGCCATTTCGCGCGTGTCGACAACAAGCAATACCGTTTGCTGAAGGCCGCCACGCCGGGTCCGTGGACCTTCATTCTTGAAGCCACCAAGGAAGTGCCGCGGCGCGTATCGCACCCGTCGCGCAAGACCATCGGCATTCGCGTACCCGATCATCTCGTGATGCTGGGCCTGCTGGAACAAGTCGGCGCTCCGCTGCTTTCCACCACGCTGATTCCCAAGGACGAAAGCGAAGCGTTGAACGACGTCGAAGCCATTCGCGAACGCTACGACCACGATCTGGCCGCCATCATCGACGCGGGCGCCTGCCCGCAGTCACCCACCACCGTCATCGACCTGACCAGCGACGATCCCGTCGTGGTCCGTGTCGGCCGCGGCGACCCGGCCACGCTCGGTCTTGCCTGA
- a CDS encoding endopeptidase, which yields MMSKTLIIASVLAVALSACNKKEDAAAPATTPGASTPAPTTTPPATPAPAPGTTPGGGSTTPGGSTTPAS from the coding sequence ATGATGAGCAAAACCTTGATTATTGCCTCGGTGCTGGCCGTTGCGCTCAGCGCTTGCAACAAGAAGGAAGATGCCGCGGCGCCCGCGACCACTCCGGGGGCAAGCACGCCCGCCCCCACGACCACGCCGCCTGCCACCCCGGCTCCCGCGCCCGGCACCACTCCTGGCGGCGGCTCGACCACCCCGGGCGGCTCGACCACGCCCGCGTCTTAA
- a CDS encoding carboxymuconolactone decarboxylase family protein, whose product MSTRLDYAQASPDGYKAFGAVYAYLHDCGLPKTLVNLVFLRVSQINGCAYCIDMHSRDLIKQGVAVEKLVLVPVWQEAGAVFTQQERAAFAWAESVTRVADTGVPDEDYAAATAEFNDKELADLTYAIGLMNAFNRLGVSFRATPAATRAAEKAAR is encoded by the coding sequence ATGAGCACTCGCCTCGACTACGCCCAAGCTTCGCCCGACGGTTACAAGGCCTTCGGCGCGGTATATGCCTACCTGCATGACTGCGGGCTGCCCAAGACCTTGGTCAACCTTGTCTTCCTGCGGGTGTCGCAGATCAATGGTTGCGCCTACTGCATCGACATGCATTCGCGTGACCTGATCAAGCAGGGCGTTGCCGTGGAAAAACTGGTGTTGGTGCCGGTGTGGCAAGAAGCGGGCGCCGTGTTCACGCAGCAGGAACGCGCGGCGTTTGCCTGGGCGGAAAGCGTGACGCGCGTGGCGGATACTGGCGTGCCCGACGAGGACTATGCCGCGGCAACCGCTGAATTCAACGACAAGGAACTGGCGGACCTGACCTACGCGATCGGCCTGATGAACGCCTTCAATCGTCTGGGCGTGTCATTCAGGGCGACTCCGGCCGCCACCAGGGCGGCGGAGAAGGCGGCGCGCTAA
- a CDS encoding DUF1828 domain-containing protein, with product MSNFLEASGWTVLPAGEHAIRAIAPMTLGLDGQHAAFFIAHPDDATFYLTDACETSMHASSYGIEVGPKRIDMLNETPGVSLAHFDRDGAIVASGPNEQLQEALWDAVKLAMALSFQCAKWMPKFSQLRFRAQVGRALAEGVGANRMVKGARAKGSSGHTADFAFAVRAAGSTALTYIEPIALKAGKKMDWTQVYQTHGKMSDVKMADARNSRMVILEDGATAEEFKKAVTILEQSATVQTLAKTRDWREVFSG from the coding sequence ATGAGCAATTTTCTGGAAGCCTCCGGCTGGACCGTCCTGCCGGCCGGTGAACACGCCATTCGCGCCATCGCCCCCATGACCTTGGGGCTGGACGGCCAGCACGCGGCCTTTTTCATCGCGCACCCGGACGACGCCACGTTCTATCTGACCGACGCCTGTGAGACCTCGATGCACGCCTCCAGCTACGGCATCGAAGTCGGCCCCAAGCGCATCGACATGCTGAACGAAACGCCCGGCGTCAGCCTGGCGCATTTCGACCGCGACGGCGCCATCGTGGCAAGCGGCCCGAACGAGCAGTTGCAGGAAGCCTTGTGGGACGCGGTGAAGCTGGCGATGGCGCTGTCGTTCCAATGCGCCAAATGGATGCCCAAGTTCAGCCAACTGCGCTTTCGCGCCCAGGTGGGCCGCGCGCTGGCCGAAGGCGTGGGAGCGAACCGCATGGTCAAGGGCGCGCGCGCCAAGGGCAGCAGCGGCCACACGGCCGACTTCGCGTTTGCCGTGCGCGCCGCGGGCAGCACGGCGCTGACCTACATCGAACCGATTGCGCTGAAGGCCGGCAAGAAGATGGACTGGACGCAGGTCTATCAAACCCACGGCAAGATGTCGGACGTGAAGATGGCGGACGCACGCAATTCGCGCATGGTCATCCTGGAGGATGGCGCCACGGCCGAGGAATTCAAAAAGGCCGTGACCATCCTTGAGCAGTCCGCAACAGTGCAGACGCTGGCCAAAACGCGCGATTGGCGGGAAGTTTTTTCCGGCTAG
- a CDS encoding DUF4105 domain-containing protein, whose protein sequence is MTASLLLGITIVLVASWGALALWIRAPLARGPRALLTLAWMLLALSALAALAWPSWRPAGYGFATATLALLIWWLGIRASNDRAWIPEVARQTYGEVDGNRVTLHNVRNFHWRTRTDFTPRWETRHYALNELQSVDVALSYWGRPAIAHALVSFGFGDDRYVVFSVEIRRKEGDRFSEIGGFFKQYELSLIASTEEDSLRVRTNVRDEDSYLYRVHMPPDNARSLFLAYVASANRLRDSPRFYHTLTANCTTIVFQMARRIVPGLPLDYRQLASGYLPEYFYDLGVLQGAQSAAEYRRLGRYTDRARAHGNAPGFSRVVRQGVPGIGAPCEGMAPTKLAPRASPPPCL, encoded by the coding sequence ATGACCGCTTCCCTCTTGCTTGGCATCACCATCGTGCTGGTCGCGTCCTGGGGCGCGCTGGCCTTGTGGATACGCGCGCCCTTGGCACGCGGCCCGCGAGCCCTGCTGACCCTTGCCTGGATGCTGCTGGCGCTGTCCGCGCTGGCGGCATTGGCCTGGCCATCATGGCGGCCAGCGGGCTACGGCTTCGCCACCGCCACGCTGGCGCTGCTGATCTGGTGGCTCGGCATACGCGCGTCAAACGATCGGGCATGGATCCCGGAGGTTGCCCGTCAGACCTATGGCGAGGTCGACGGCAACCGCGTCACGCTGCACAACGTGCGCAACTTCCACTGGCGCACGCGCACCGATTTCACGCCGCGTTGGGAAACCCGCCACTATGCGCTCAACGAATTGCAGTCCGTGGACGTGGCGCTGTCGTACTGGGGCCGCCCCGCCATTGCCCACGCCTTGGTGTCGTTCGGTTTCGGCGATGACCGCTACGTGGTGTTCTCGGTGGAGATCCGGCGCAAGGAAGGTGACCGGTTTTCCGAGATCGGCGGCTTCTTCAAACAGTATGAGCTAAGCCTTATTGCGTCTACCGAAGAAGACAGCCTGCGCGTGCGCACCAACGTGCGCGACGAAGACAGCTACCTGTACCGCGTCCACATGCCGCCGGACAACGCGCGATCTTTGTTCCTGGCCTATGTGGCCAGCGCAAACCGCCTGCGCGACTCGCCGCGCTTCTATCACACGCTGACCGCCAACTGCACCACCATCGTCTTCCAGATGGCGCGGCGCATCGTGCCAGGCCTGCCGCTGGACTATCGGCAACTGGCGTCGGGGTATCTGCCCGAGTATTTTTACGATCTGGGCGTACTGCAAGGCGCGCAGAGCGCGGCGGAGTACCGGCGGCTGGGCCGTTATACGGATCGGGCGCGGGCCCATGGGAATGCCCCGGGGTTTTCCAGGGTCGTCCGGCAGGGCGTGCCGGGTATCGGTGCGCCGTGTGAAGGGATGGCGCCCACCAAGCTTGCGCCGCGCGCGTCACCGCCACCTTGCCTTTGA
- a CDS encoding ArsR/SmtB family transcription factor has protein sequence MESEFADINLSAVAGAIADPARARMLCLLLDGRARTATELAAAADIGASTASSHFQRLREQGLVDMAVQGKHRYYRLANGEVGHALEALLVVAGAERVPFKPNTPSALRDARTCYDHMAGTLAVRIHDAMIARHWLAADGRDYTLTPLGEASLAQVGVDMTQARQRRRRFACACLDWSERRSHLGGALGAALLSALVERGWIEKSLDSRALSVTRKGARQFPAFFGAPDAPAAHDGLQGDSHAAA, from the coding sequence ATGGAATCCGAGTTCGCCGACATCAATCTCTCGGCCGTGGCGGGCGCCATTGCCGACCCCGCGCGCGCGCGCATGCTGTGCCTGCTGCTGGACGGGCGCGCGCGCACCGCCACCGAGCTGGCCGCCGCCGCCGATATCGGGGCGTCCACGGCCAGCAGCCATTTTCAGCGCCTGCGTGAACAGGGGCTGGTCGATATGGCCGTGCAAGGCAAGCATCGCTACTATCGCCTGGCCAATGGCGAAGTGGGGCATGCGCTGGAAGCCTTGCTGGTGGTGGCGGGCGCCGAGCGCGTACCCTTCAAGCCCAATACGCCGTCCGCGCTGCGCGACGCCCGCACCTGCTATGACCACATGGCCGGCACGCTGGCCGTGCGTATTCACGACGCCATGATCGCGCGCCATTGGCTGGCGGCTGATGGCCGCGATTACACGTTGACCCCGCTGGGTGAGGCCTCGCTGGCGCAGGTGGGGGTGGACATGACGCAAGCACGGCAGCGCCGCCGCCGCTTTGCCTGCGCGTGCCTGGACTGGAGCGAACGCCGTTCGCACCTGGGCGGCGCGCTGGGCGCGGCCTTGCTAAGCGCATTGGTGGAGCGCGGCTGGATCGAAAAAAGCCTGGACTCGCGCGCGCTGTCGGTCACGCGCAAGGGCGCACGGCAGTTTCCGGCTTTCTTCGGCGCACCGGATGCGCCGGCCGCCCATGATGGATTGCAGGGGGACTCGCATGCCGCGGCATAG
- the mutS gene encoding DNA mismatch repair protein MutS produces the protein MQAAQGKTHKTPGGIDESITGHTPMMQQYLRLKAEAGPLLLFYRMGDFYEMFYEDAERGARLLNLTLTKRGSSNGTPIPMAGLPVHAMEQYLARLVAMGESIAICEQIGDPAASKGPVERRIVRIVTPGTLTDDALLPAKADRALAAVFVSGNARAPRAGLAWLNLASGEFRVTECAPAQLESELHRIAPAEIVCADNAVFEFPFDGARSRVPDWHFESDGARAHLLAHFKTDTLAGFDIEDMPAGICAAGALLRYAARTQSQALAHVQSLSAERPGQYVLLDPVTRRNLELTQTLSGEDAPTLFSLLDGCRTPMGSRLLRRWLHHPLRENEQALARQQAISALLAGRMDVEQTFGSAGLLEALRAALNAFPDIERIAARLALRSVRPRELASLRDALQSLPALRDLVEPMAASPRLGELVSHLSVDPALAALLVRAIAPEPAVAIRDGGVLAPGFDAELDELRGLAADGGDFLVQLEARERERTGISNLRVEFNRVHGFYIEVTKGQTAKVPEDYRRRQTLKNAERYITPELKTWEDKVLSAQDRSLAREKWLFEQLLDVLAEHVRPLSDCAAALAELDTLAALGEHARRHDWIAPDLSENADIDIDAGRHPVVEHAIERFTPNGCRLDPARRMLLITGPNMGGKSTYMRQVALIVLLARIGSFVPAARARIGKIDRIFTRIGAADDLAGGRSTFMMEMTEAAAILSASTPNSLVLMDEIGRGTSTYDGLALAWAIACRLLAHNRALTLFATHYFELTRLPAEQPASANVHLAAAESAAGIVFLHEVREGPASRSYGIQVAQRAGVPAAVIRQATRELERLEAQGAPTPQLGLFSAAADADAQAYAQADRHDAIEALDALREELATIDPDSLTPREALDALYRLKKHLQ, from the coding sequence ATGCAAGCAGCACAAGGTAAAACCCACAAAACACCGGGCGGAATCGACGAATCGATCACCGGCCACACCCCCATGATGCAGCAGTACCTCCGCCTGAAAGCGGAGGCTGGCCCCTTGCTGCTCTTCTACCGCATGGGCGACTTCTATGAAATGTTCTACGAAGACGCCGAGCGTGGCGCGCGCCTGCTCAACCTCACGCTGACCAAGCGGGGTTCGTCCAACGGCACGCCCATCCCCATGGCCGGCTTGCCCGTGCACGCCATGGAGCAATACCTGGCGCGGCTGGTCGCCATGGGCGAGTCCATCGCCATCTGCGAACAGATTGGTGACCCGGCTGCATCCAAGGGGCCGGTCGAGCGCCGCATCGTGCGCATCGTCACCCCCGGCACCTTGACCGACGACGCGCTGCTGCCCGCCAAGGCCGACCGCGCGCTGGCTGCCGTGTTCGTGTCCGGCAATGCCCGCGCGCCGCGTGCCGGCCTGGCCTGGCTGAACCTGGCCAGCGGCGAATTCCGCGTCACCGAATGCGCGCCGGCCCAACTGGAATCCGAGCTGCATCGCATTGCGCCCGCCGAGATCGTCTGCGCGGACAACGCCGTCTTTGAATTTCCGTTCGACGGCGCGCGCTCGCGCGTGCCGGACTGGCACTTCGAAAGCGATGGCGCGCGCGCGCATCTGCTGGCGCACTTCAAGACCGACACGCTGGCGGGCTTCGATATCGAAGACATGCCGGCCGGCATCTGCGCCGCCGGCGCCTTGCTGCGCTATGCCGCGCGTACGCAATCGCAGGCGCTGGCGCACGTGCAAAGCCTGTCGGCCGAACGCCCCGGCCAGTACGTGCTGCTGGACCCGGTCACCCGCCGCAACCTGGAACTGACGCAAACACTGTCGGGCGAAGATGCGCCCACGCTGTTTTCACTGCTGGACGGCTGCCGCACGCCCATGGGTAGCCGGCTCTTGCGCCGCTGGCTGCATCACCCCTTGCGCGAAAACGAGCAGGCGCTGGCGCGCCAGCAGGCCATTTCGGCGCTGCTGGCTGGCCGCATGGACGTGGAACAAACCTTTGGGTCGGCCGGCCTGCTGGAAGCGCTGCGCGCCGCGCTCAACGCCTTCCCGGACATTGAACGTATCGCGGCTCGCCTGGCGCTGCGCTCGGTGCGCCCGCGTGAACTGGCCAGCCTGCGCGACGCTCTGCAATCACTGCCCGCGCTGCGCGATCTGGTCGAACCCATGGCGGCGTCGCCACGCCTGGGCGAACTTGTGTCGCACCTGTCCGTTGACCCGGCGCTGGCCGCGCTGCTGGTGCGCGCCATTGCGCCGGAACCCGCCGTGGCCATTCGCGACGGCGGTGTGCTGGCCCCGGGCTTTGATGCCGAACTTGACGAGCTGCGCGGCCTGGCCGCGGACGGCGGCGACTTCCTGGTGCAACTGGAAGCCCGCGAACGCGAGCGCACCGGCATCAGCAACCTGCGCGTGGAATTCAACCGCGTGCATGGTTTCTATATTGAAGTCACCAAGGGCCAGACGGCCAAGGTGCCGGAAGACTACCGCCGCCGCCAGACGCTGAAAAACGCCGAACGCTACATCACGCCCGAGCTCAAGACCTGGGAAGACAAAGTCCTGTCCGCGCAAGACCGTTCGCTGGCGCGCGAGAAATGGCTGTTCGAGCAATTACTGGACGTACTGGCCGAACACGTGCGTCCCTTGTCGGACTGCGCCGCCGCGCTGGCCGAGCTGGACACGCTGGCCGCGTTGGGCGAACACGCGCGCCGCCACGACTGGATCGCGCCTGATCTTTCCGAAAACGCCGACATCGATATCGACGCCGGCCGCCACCCCGTGGTGGAACACGCCATTGAACGATTCACGCCCAATGGCTGCCGGCTGGATCCGGCCCGCCGCATGCTGCTGATCACCGGCCCGAACATGGGCGGTAAATCGACTTACATGCGGCAGGTGGCGCTGATTGTGCTGCTGGCGCGCATTGGCAGCTTCGTGCCGGCCGCGCGTGCCCGCATCGGCAAGATCGACCGCATCTTCACCCGCATCGGCGCCGCCGATGACCTGGCGGGCGGGCGTTCGACCTTCATGATGGAAATGACCGAGGCCGCCGCCATCCTGTCGGCCAGCACGCCCAACAGCCTGGTGCTGATGGACGAAATCGGTCGCGGCACGTCCACCTATGACGGCCTGGCGCTGGCCTGGGCCATCGCCTGCCGTCTGCTGGCGCACAACCGCGCGCTGACGCTATTTGCCACCCACTACTTTGAACTGACGCGCCTGCCGGCCGAACAGCCGGCGTCGGCCAACGTGCATCTGGCGGCGGCGGAATCGGCCGCCGGCATCGTGTTCCTGCATGAAGTGCGCGAAGGCCCGGCCAGCCGCAGCTACGGCATTCAGGTGGCCCAACGCGCCGGCGTGCCGGCGGCGGTCATCCGCCAGGCCACGCGCGAGCTTGAACGGCTGGAGGCGCAAGGCGCCCCCACCCCGCAGTTGGGCTTGTTCTCGGCCGCGGCCGACGCCGATGCGCAAGCCTATGCCCAGGCCGACCGCCACGACGCCATCGAAGCGCTGGACGCGCTGCGCGAAGAGCTTGCCACCATCGACCCCGACAGCCTCACCCCGCGCGAAGCGCTGGACGCCCTCTACCGCCTGAAGAAGCATCTTCAATGA
- a CDS encoding cupin domain-containing protein, with amino-acid sequence MNLDQPLPLLGNQSPNDFMRRYWQRKPLLIRQAIPGFKPPLAIAAIKKLAKRDDVESRLIWRENGEWQMENGPFARLPKDNEGDWTLLVQSVDLLSDAASELMGLFRFIPDARLDDVMVSIASHGGGVGPHFDSYDVFLLQAAGEREWRYGRQKDLSLEPGLPLKILSNFQPEEKAVLAPGDMLYLPPQAAHDGVALGDGCMTISIGFRAPTQAILARGLLEAAADQVMARVGLLGGPYGEPALPGPKLSAVYRDPGQPAVDTPAALPDALVAATLETVEKLRFDDALASRFLGCWLTEPHNQSVFDAADDIDVDLEDAWPTSGRLVLDRRSRMLYRGKQLFINGETAMTPADAALRTLADARRLDCADPACAKLSPEARSCLADWLDSGWIHYVPA; translated from the coding sequence ATGAACCTCGACCAACCCTTGCCGCTCTTGGGCAACCAAAGCCCCAACGACTTCATGCGCCGCTACTGGCAGCGCAAGCCGCTGCTGATCCGCCAGGCCATCCCTGGCTTCAAACCGCCACTGGCCATTGCCGCCATCAAGAAGCTGGCGAAGCGCGACGACGTGGAATCGCGCCTGATCTGGCGCGAGAACGGCGAATGGCAAATGGAAAACGGCCCCTTCGCACGACTGCCCAAAGACAACGAAGGCGACTGGACGCTGCTGGTGCAAAGCGTAGACCTGCTCAGCGATGCCGCGTCTGAATTGATGGGCCTGTTCCGCTTCATTCCCGACGCCCGGCTTGATGACGTGATGGTCAGCATTGCCAGCCATGGCGGCGGCGTGGGGCCGCACTTCGACAGCTACGACGTCTTCCTGCTGCAAGCCGCGGGCGAACGCGAATGGCGTTATGGCCGCCAGAAAGACCTGTCGCTGGAACCGGGCCTGCCCTTGAAGATCCTCAGCAACTTCCAGCCCGAGGAAAAGGCGGTGCTGGCGCCGGGCGACATGCTGTACCTGCCGCCGCAGGCGGCGCATGACGGCGTTGCGCTCGGCGACGGCTGCATGACCATCTCAATCGGTTTCCGCGCCCCCACCCAGGCCATTCTGGCGCGAGGCCTGCTTGAAGCCGCGGCCGACCAGGTGATGGCGCGCGTCGGCTTGCTGGGCGGCCCTTATGGCGAACCGGCGCTGCCCGGCCCGAAACTGTCGGCGGTCTACCGCGACCCCGGCCAACCCGCCGTCGACACGCCCGCCGCCTTGCCTGACGCGCTGGTGGCCGCCACGCTGGAAACCGTGGAAAAGCTGCGTTTTGACGATGCGCTGGCGTCGCGCTTCTTGGGCTGCTGGCTGACCGAACCGCATAACCAAAGCGTCTTTGATGCCGCGGACGACATCGACGTAGACCTGGAAGACGCCTGGCCCACCTCGGGCCGCCTGGTGTTGGACCGCCGCAGCCGCATGCTCTATCGCGGCAAACAGCTTTTCATCAACGGCGAAACCGCGATGACGCCAGCGGACGCCGCGCTGCGCACGCTGGCGGACGCCCGCCGCCTGGACTGCGCTGATCCGGCTTGCGCCAAGTTGTCGCCCGAGGCGCGCTCGTGCTTGGCGGACTGGTTGGATTCCGGCTGGATTCACTACGTGCCGGCGTAG
- a CDS encoding site-2 protease family protein produces MNDLIQTIAVYAIPVIFAITLHEAAHGYVARMFGDPTAYEAGRISLNPVRHIDPVGTLLVPMAILLASKLLGSPGMLFGWAKPVPVDFGRLRRPKRDMLWVALAGPAANLVMAIMWAFSLRLMLESGMQESFWFQMGVAGVNINLILMALNLLPILPLDGGRILFSLLPNRLAWQYSKIEPYGLVIVIVLLVTDVLWLLMSPMYDLGTTIVQWFL; encoded by the coding sequence ATGAACGACCTCATTCAAACCATTGCCGTCTACGCGATCCCGGTCATTTTCGCCATCACGCTGCACGAAGCCGCTCACGGTTACGTGGCGCGCATGTTTGGCGATCCCACGGCTTATGAGGCGGGCCGCATCAGCCTGAATCCGGTGCGGCATATCGACCCGGTCGGCACGCTGCTTGTGCCAATGGCCATTCTGCTGGCGTCCAAGCTATTGGGAAGCCCGGGCATGCTGTTCGGCTGGGCCAAGCCGGTGCCGGTGGATTTCGGGCGTTTGCGCCGGCCCAAGCGCGACATGCTGTGGGTGGCTCTGGCGGGACCGGCCGCGAATCTGGTCATGGCGATCATGTGGGCGTTTTCACTGCGCCTGATGCTGGAATCCGGCATGCAGGAATCCTTCTGGTTCCAGATGGGCGTGGCGGGCGTGAACATCAACCTGATATTGATGGCGCTTAATCTGCTGCCGATTCTGCCGCTGGACGGGGGACGCATCCTGTTCAGCCTGCTGCCCAACCGCCTGGCCTGGCAATATTCAAAAATCGAACCGTATGGCCTGGTGATCGTGATCGTGTTGCTGGTCACCGATGTGCTCTGGCTTTTGATGAGCCCGATGTATGACCTTGGAACGACTATCGTTCAGTGGTTTCTGTAG